The window TTTTACTTGATAGAGAGCTCAAAAGCCACAGAGCTAGGAACCAATGACGGCAGGATGATTTATTCCGTATCTGTTGTAGATGGATCTGCAACAGGGGGATGGGCGAACTTCTTTAAACAGCTGGCCAACAAGGGAGAAGCCTTTGTCCTCCGAGAAAATATTCAAGAGAATGAAATTCTATCGACATTGCAGACTTTTTCAAAGACTTGGACGCAAGCGGAACAGCCAAACATTTTCGCGAAAATTTACCCAGGTTCTGCGATTATGCCTGGTTCTAGCCTATATCCTTCTTTTGAAGACGCAGACAGAGTTAAATACTTAGTTTTCTATAATTCAAGCAGTGTAGAATTGTTTAGAAAACCGATTACCAAGCAAACCACAACAAGTACAAGCATTGTTTCAACTACCTATATCGCCCCGTATGAAGCCAATAATATCGCGATTGGTTCGGTAGGATGGATTGGAGGAGCAACGGCAAATGCAAACGCAGGAACGGGTTTAATTGTTGATAAACAAACATTTATCAAAACGAAAACGACCTTAGAAAGCCTTCAAATCGATAAGACAGATACGAAAGGATGGTGATACGATGCCTTACACTAAAACTAATTGGATAGATGGAACTACACCGATTACGGCAGCAAAGTTAAACAACATGGAAAATGCAATTGAGGCTTTGGATCTGAACCCAAAATTAAAAGATTATAAAGCATGGTACACTACGAGTGCAGGTAAAACGTTGGCATCTACTACATGGACACGACTTACTTTCAATGTCGCAAAAGCAAATGCTGGTGGGATGTATAAAACAGGTGATACATTCGCCATTCAGAAAACAGGATGGCATAGATTCGCGGCAAACATTCTTGTCCATCTCCAAATGGGTGTAGGAGTTTATGTAGAAGTTTGGAAAATAGGTGATGCTGCAGTTAAACATAGAATAATCGGAGTACTAGCTGTCACTGGTGAAAGTTGGAATAGTCCAAGTGGAGAAGGTCTAATTTACTGCACTCAGGGAGAGGAATATGAATTTGTCATTCAGCAGACCAGCTCTGATAGTAGACCATTAAATGCTTATAATTGTTTAGTAGAGCTTGTGTAAGGAGTGGTGATATGAATTTATTTAAATGCATTATATATCTGCATCCGAGTTTGGAAGCTAATAAAGATTTTATACTAAAGGATGACGGAACTGGTCCATACATCCTTGAATGGAATGCAGATTTACCTATTCCAAACGAGGCAGAAATCATCCAAGCATGGGAACAAATTAAGGACATACCAGATCCAGAACCGCCATTAACTCCACTTGAACAGCTGCAAAAAAAGCAAGAACTTATGCAGCAAGCCATTGATGATCTTATCCTTTCAGGAGGTGTCTTTTAATGGCAGCATACATGGCTCAGCGAATCATAGATGGTGCATACACATACGATTATGTTTTATCAAAGCGTTTAGACCTCAAAGAAGGGATTGACGCTTATTTAATTTCTCAAGGTAGAGAAGATTTAATTACACAATAAGGAGGTATTACAAATGCCAGATATAAATCAGTACATGCCTCGAAGCGGCCGAGTAATAAAAGAAGATGGCACGGTAGTCAACGAGGCAAATGGGAACAATGCTGATGGTAGTCGCAATGTCTCACTATCTGGGAGTAATGTTCCAGATACAAGTCCCGTACCACAGAAGATTGTTAAACGAAAACAGACAACGATGCAAACTCATAACGCGGTAAGTGTACCTGCTAATAATACTTCCATGGGTACTTGGATAGATACTGATGGATATACTGATATTGGGTTAACCTTGATACAAGATGCTACATCTATTTCTGATGTACGTATTTATTGGTCAAATGATAATAGCACTATACAAGGTGCAGAAACGGTGATAGCCAGTGGAAACCCAACCTATGCCAATACAAGGGCAGGATTAACATCTACTAAAGCTAGGTATGCGAAAATAGGAATAACGAACGGTGATGCTACAAACCCACATACTATGAGCGTGTGGGCTTATTTAAAAGCTTAGGAGGTTTTAAGTAATGGTAAAAACACCACCAGAAGTAAACGGTATTATGGATTTAACTGACCAAGAAAAAGCAAATATAAAAGTAAAATTACAGATGATTAAAGCTGGTTTTGTTGCATCCGATGACCAACAAGCACCAGATACATTTTATATCACTGCAACATATAATCAGCAAAATCCAACTACACCTATAAACGGTGATACATGCGAAATGTTATTAGGTAACTAACGACGTTCTAGAGTGAGATAAGAAAGGAGCTAAAATTAGCTCCTTATAGAATTATTGTTGCTTAATGCATGCTTCATAAAACTGTTTACCGAATGGTGTTGGATTAAGATATCCCGTAATAATTCTTGGAGATCCTAAATTTGGCGCTTCTTGAATCGCAGTTTTAATAATAGAATGATCATTTAAACGTTTATATACATCTTTCTCTTTCAAAGTTACATTTTCTGTATTTATTAATCCCAACCTGCGAAGATTTTCTAGGTAATTCGGAAGAAGTTCCCAATGGTCAATCGCTACATCTTCACCTAAAATGGTGAAATTTCTAACTAATTCAAGATAACTATCATCTTTTAGCATAGCTCTTACACTAATAATTGGGTGGTAGTTAACTCCAATGCCTCTTAATAATTTTGCTTCATCAGATGTTATTTGTTTTAATATTTCTATAAACGAAGGATGCGCTTTAGAAGATGTATATTTATCCATTGATGTTGCAAGCAGATTAGCAAATAACTCTCTTAGTTCTACATTATGTCCAGTAAACCGTAATGCTTCTAAGGTTGGTCCGGCAATAGTAACATCTGGTGGAACAATATTTTCTTTTGGTTTACTTTTAAATCTTTTTTCTAATGCTGGTTGGATGTAGCCTTTGATTTGCTCGTATCCCCAAACCAATCCAGATATTGGGGACAAAGCTATATTTATTGTTTTAGATAATGTTTGTAGGCCTTTACCTAATTCTTGTGCAGCGGGTTGAAGCAAATCTTCATAAACTGGGACTGCCTCAACTATTCCTCTAACGGAATCTGCAGTGTCTTTGATAATGTTATTGTTAGTCATGGTTTTTTCACCTCGATTCTCTAGTAAGATAATAAAATTTTACTAGAATATTACATTTAAAGATAGGAGGTTATTATATGGGAGATAAATCGTTAGTTTCGATAATGATATTTAACATCTGCTTATTAGGGCTAATTGGTTGGAGTATTTGGTTTCTAAAGTCACCCATTCCCTTTTTAGGTTTACTTTGTCTCTTTAAATACAGAAAAATCCCGGCTGATTAACAGCCGGGATCATCTTTTTCTAGCACAAGAACATCTGATATTTTACAGTCAAATACTTCACAAATTTTAGCCAGGTTATTCAATGGAAATCGATGTGTCTTGTTCCTACACATTTCATTAATTAGCGGCTGCCTAATATCGGTTAACCTGGCTAATTCGTGTTGAGACATTCCTCTTTCAGAAAGTATCTGATCAAGCTTTATGATTATTTTCATAGGTCGAGAATGTGACATTTAAGGTTGTATGCGAGAAGGTAGCCAAATAACAAATTCTAATGTGGGGATATTTTTTTGTTAGGTTTTATTCTATTTGGTAGAATAAAATGTAAAAAGGAATGAAACTTTATGTCACAGCAAATAAAAGTTTTTAATAATGGAAATGCTCATATAGTAAATGTGAATTCCTTTCCAGATGAGTGTGGGATTTGTCATAAAAATGTGAATCCAATCGTTATAGGCAGTGCTTTTGTTCGTGGAGACCACCTAAATGGAAATCTTGAAGTCGCATTTCAATG of the Bacillus sp. 1NLA3E genome contains:
- a CDS encoding XkdW family protein; amino-acid sequence: MNLFKCIIYLHPSLEANKDFILKDDGTGPYILEWNADLPIPNEAEIIQAWEQIKDIPDPEPPLTPLEQLQKKQELMQQAIDDLILSGGVF
- a CDS encoding DUF4393 domain-containing protein, translating into MTNNNIIKDTADSVRGIVEAVPVYEDLLQPAAQELGKGLQTLSKTINIALSPISGLVWGYEQIKGYIQPALEKRFKSKPKENIVPPDVTIAGPTLEALRFTGHNVELRELFANLLATSMDKYTSSKAHPSFIEILKQITSDEAKLLRGIGVNYHPIISVRAMLKDDSYLELVRNFTILGEDVAIDHWELLPNYLENLRRLGLINTENVTLKEKDVYKRLNDHSIIKTAIQEAPNLGSPRIITGYLNPTPFGKQFYEACIKQQ
- a CDS encoding helix-turn-helix domain-containing protein, which encodes MSHSRPMKIIIKLDQILSERGMSQHELARLTDIRQPLINEMCRNKTHRFPLNNLAKICEVFDCKISDVLVLEKDDPGC